The following DNA comes from Acidobacteriota bacterium.
GACCGAGAGCCGGCAGCAGCAGGCACCCACTCGCCGCTCGCGGCTCACAAAGGTGGCGATGCTGGTGGTGGCCTCGGCGTTGATTGGCCTGCTCTATCCGGGTGAAGTCCTGTATGATCCGCTCGACATGCCCCGGCGCGGAGAACTGGCTCCCGACGATGTCATCGCGCCGTTCCAGATCACGATATACAAGAGCCCCCGCGAGATCGCCGATGAGGAGGAGATGGTTCGTTTTTCCATTCCCTTCGTGCTTGACTGTGACACGAGCATCGTCAATTCGACCTACCGCGGCCTGAGACGCTTTGTCGCTCTCGTCGACTCGCTTCGTGCGTCGGTGCCCGTCGACTCCATCGAAGAGCTGGAGCGGCTCGATCTGGTTTCGGCGCGCTTCCCCATGTTGAGCCGAACGGCCATCAGCAAGGTCCTGACCGACACGAATGACGTGGCCGTTCTCCATGGCCGCCTGGAGCGCATTTACTCGGACGACATATACGATGTCGGCGTGCTGAGATCGCTGAGCGAGGTTCCGGAACAGCGCAACAAGTCGGTACTTGTCAGGCAGGGTGATCGCGAGAGCATATACCAGCGTAACCGTTTGCTCGACGTTCCCCTGGCTAACGCCCGGCTGCTGACGGCACTGAACCGCCTGAGCGCCGTCGACTCGATAGACGTCGAATACTACTATCTGATCGGTCGGATCTTCATCCAGCCTTGCCTGTGGCCCAATACCGAGGAGTATAATCGCCGCGTGGCCGACGAACTGGCGCGGGTGTCGAACGTCAAGGAAGTGGTCAACACCGGCGACGTCATTGTCAGCGCGCGTCATAAGGTTTCCGAGCGACAGGAGGAAATCCTTCAGGAAATGGCCCGCTACCTGTACTCCCAGACGGCCGGCCGCCACTGGCTGGTTGCTCTGCTTCCGCTTCTTGCCCGCGTCCTGCTCGTGCTGGCCGCGTTCGCCGCGCTGTACCTCTTTCTGTATTATTTCAGGCGGCAGATATACAACTCCAATCCCAAGGTCCTGGCTCTCTTCATCGTGTTTGCTTTGCAGCTTTTCCTGCTGTATCTCGTCGATCAGCTTGGATTGAAATCGATCTATGCTTACCCGGTAGCCGTGCTGCCGATCATGGTGACAATCCTGTTTGACGCCGAGGTGGGGATTCTCACCACCATCATTCTGGCCCTCCTGCTCGGCATCATGCATCGGTTCAGTTTTTCCATAACCCTCCTGACCGCCCTGGTCGGTATCGTGGCCTGCTTCTCGTCTCGAATGGTGCGGAAAAGGTCCGACTTCTACCGGATTATGCTCCTGGTCGTGCTCTCCTACGTGATTGTGATCGTAGTGGTCGAGAACCTCAAGCTAAGCCCCAACGAAGAGATCCTGACCGAACTGGCCTACGGCATAGGCATCGGCCTGGTGTCCGTTCTGCTGACCATCGGCATCCTGCCGGTCATCGAGTCGCTTTTCGGGATCACGACGGACATCACCCTGCTGGAGCTTTCTGACCTTAACCACCCGCTGCTCAAGCGGCTGGCCATCGAGGCGCCCGGGACGTATCATCACTCGATCATTGTGGGCAACCTCAGCGAGGCGGCCGCCAAGACCATCAACGCCAACTCGTTGCTGGCGCGTGTCGGCGCCTACTACCACGACATCGGCAAGATCGAGATACCGGAGTACTTCGTCGAAAACCAGCTCAGCATCAAGTCCAAACACGACTCGCTGACGCCGTCCATGTCGGCTCTCATCCTGGCCTCGCACGTGAAGAAGGGGCGCCTCCTCGGCGAGGAGGCGGACATCCCTGACGACGTCCTCAATTTCATCGAGGAACACCACGGGACCATGGTGATGAGCTACTTCTACAACCGGGCGCGGGAACAGGGCGCGGATGAGTCTGCCATCGATAAGTTTCGCTATCCCGGTCCCAAGCCACAGACTCGGGAGACCGGCATAGCCATGGTGTCCGACGCCGTCGAGGCGGCCAGTCGCACGCTGGATGATCCCAAGCCGGCCCGTATTGAGAATCTCATTCAGCGGATTATCAATGACCGTTTCCAGTCCGGCGAGCTGGACGAGTGCCCGCTGACGCTGAAGGACCTGGCCAGAATAAAGGAGGCTTTTACCCAGGTTCTTATCGCGGCCTTTCACCGTCGCGTGGAATACCCGCATGAAGACAAAGCCAAGGTCTGATGAGACTGCTGACGTTCAGAGAATGCAAAACCCGTCTTCCCGCCGGAAAGATACGTCGCCTTTTCGAACTTGTTGTCGACGGGGAGGCGGATCCCGGGTGGCAGGGCTCTGTCAATCTGATACTCACCACCGACCGCCGAATCCGCAAGCTCAACCGGGAATTCCTGGGAAAAGACAGCGCGACCGACGTGCTTTCGTTCAACATAGACGACCCGCAGTCACGCCGGAGCGTCTTCGGCGAGATATATATCTCCGTCGACACCGCCGCCAGACAGGCCCGGCAGCACGGGGCCAGCCTGGCGCGGGAATACCTGCGGCTCATCGGCCACGGGCTTCTGCACCTGTTCGGCTACGACCATGAGAAGAAGCGTCCTGCCGCCCGCATGCGGCAGCGCGAAGATTACTACCTTTCGCGGCTGGAGGAAGGGGCGTCATGATTCTGGTCCTCCTGTCCATTGTCCTGGTTATCGGCCTTTACGTGAGCGCTTACCTGGTGTCGCTGTATTCACTGGCCGTATACATAGACCCGGAGAAGGTAGAGTCGCTGTTTGCCGGTCAGTCCCGTCGTCGGCAGCGGCTGCTGAAGAAACTGGCCTCGGATTCGCGGGCTTTACTGCAGATTGCGGCATTCTACAAATCATTCTCTCTCATTGCCGTCACCGGGCTGGCTCTTCTCATGCTCAGGTGGCTCGCCGCCGTCGTTGAAACGGGCATCTATGTCACCGCCGTGCCCGGCCTGCTGCTCGTCTGGCTGTTATATATCGCTTTCGTGGAATACCTCCCCCGTCGGCATTCACGAAGGGCCATCAGCAGCCCGATGAGCCGGTACCTGTGGCTCATCTCGGTCCTGTATCATACGTTCTTTCCCGTCGTTGCCTTGTACCGTCGCGGGCTCAGTCGGGTCAGCCAGGAAGATAGAGTCACCGAGGAGGAAAAAGAGGAGATCGTCGAGCGCGCCATCGAGACCCTGGCCGAGCAAGCCGGTATCGGTGAAGCCATCGTTGAGGAGGACGAGAAGGAAATGATCGGTCACATCTTCCTTCTCGACCAGACGGTAGTGCGGGAAATCATGTCTCCCCGCATGGACATCACCGGAATCGAACGATCCACCGGCTTCTCGGAGATACAGGAGATTGTGCGCCGAGACGGCCATTCCCGGTTCCCCGTGTTCGAGGAAGTCATCGACAGGATCATCGGCATCCTGTACGTAAAGGACCTGTTTAACAACATGCCCAAACCGGGAGAAGAGTTCGTCATCTCCAGGTACCTTCGCAAACCCTCCTTTGTTCCGGAATCGAAGGTCATCGGCGATCTCTTGCGTGAGTTTCGAGCCAAGAAGCAGCATATCGCTATTGTCGTCGACGAATACGGCGGGGTCTCCGGGCTGGTCACGCTTGAAGACATTCTCGAGGAGATTGTCGGCGAGATCCAGGACGAGCACGATGCCGAAGAGGCTCCGTTCGTGAAGCTTCTTGACGGACAGTATCTGGTGGATGCTTCACTGCTGGTCGAGGACTTGCAGGAGAGCCTCGGTACCGACTACGAGCAGGGAGACTATGACACCGTGGGCGGTCTGATTTATGACCTGGTCAGTTCGGTGCCGGATGAAGGGGCCAAAGTCAGTTGGCACGGATTCGAGTTTGAGGTCATCCGTGTCGAAGGACAGCGGATCAAGAAGGTGAAGGTGCGCAGCAAGCGGCCGCAGGGATAGTGCGCACCGCGCCGCAGAATGCATCCAGGGGCTGCTGTGCTTGATTCACCGGGATCTGGCTGGGGGGAGCGGGCTGTTGCAACACCAAAAAAGCCAGGCCGTCTGTAGCCCAATCCCGCGCCTTGCAGGGGGCATATTCTCAAGCTAAGTGCCGTGTGTTCAACGTATTGTGTGATCACTGTGTGAGTTGCTGAGCGCACACTCGACGCGGAGTTCATATCTGATGCTGTGCGTGAGAAGTCGCATCCGGCGGGCTCAAGAGCCAGCGAATTGGGCTCTGCGAGTTGCCCGGCGCAAATTCT
Coding sequences within:
- a CDS encoding HDIG domain-containing protein, whose amino-acid sequence is MFSILLKIKRKVKRLLRAQTESRQQQAPTRRSRLTKVAMLVVASALIGLLYPGEVLYDPLDMPRRGELAPDDVIAPFQITIYKSPREIADEEEMVRFSIPFVLDCDTSIVNSTYRGLRRFVALVDSLRASVPVDSIEELERLDLVSARFPMLSRTAISKVLTDTNDVAVLHGRLERIYSDDIYDVGVLRSLSEVPEQRNKSVLVRQGDRESIYQRNRLLDVPLANARLLTALNRLSAVDSIDVEYYYLIGRIFIQPCLWPNTEEYNRRVADELARVSNVKEVVNTGDVIVSARHKVSERQEEILQEMARYLYSQTAGRHWLVALLPLLARVLLVLAAFAALYLFLYYFRRQIYNSNPKVLALFIVFALQLFLLYLVDQLGLKSIYAYPVAVLPIMVTILFDAEVGILTTIILALLLGIMHRFSFSITLLTALVGIVACFSSRMVRKRSDFYRIMLLVVLSYVIVIVVVENLKLSPNEEILTELAYGIGIGLVSVLLTIGILPVIESLFGITTDITLLELSDLNHPLLKRLAIEAPGTYHHSIIVGNLSEAAAKTINANSLLARVGAYYHDIGKIEIPEYFVENQLSIKSKHDSLTPSMSALILASHVKKGRLLGEEADIPDDVLNFIEEHHGTMVMSYFYNRAREQGADESAIDKFRYPGPKPQTRETGIAMVSDAVEAASRTLDDPKPARIENLIQRIINDRFQSGELDECPLTLKDLARIKEAFTQVLIAAFHRRVEYPHEDKAKV
- a CDS encoding hemolysin family protein, producing MILVLLSIVLVIGLYVSAYLVSLYSLAVYIDPEKVESLFAGQSRRRQRLLKKLASDSRALLQIAAFYKSFSLIAVTGLALLMLRWLAAVVETGIYVTAVPGLLLVWLLYIAFVEYLPRRHSRRAISSPMSRYLWLISVLYHTFFPVVALYRRGLSRVSQEDRVTEEEKEEIVERAIETLAEQAGIGEAIVEEDEKEMIGHIFLLDQTVVREIMSPRMDITGIERSTGFSEIQEIVRRDGHSRFPVFEEVIDRIIGILYVKDLFNNMPKPGEEFVISRYLRKPSFVPESKVIGDLLREFRAKKQHIAIVVDEYGGVSGLVTLEDILEEIVGEIQDEHDAEEAPFVKLLDGQYLVDASLLVEDLQESLGTDYEQGDYDTVGGLIYDLVSSVPDEGAKVSWHGFEFEVIRVEGQRIKKVKVRSKRPQG
- the ybeY gene encoding rRNA maturation RNase YbeY, coding for MRLLTFRECKTRLPAGKIRRLFELVVDGEADPGWQGSVNLILTTDRRIRKLNREFLGKDSATDVLSFNIDDPQSRRSVFGEIYISVDTAARQARQHGASLAREYLRLIGHGLLHLFGYDHEKKRPAARMRQREDYYLSRLEEGAS